From the genome of Duffyella gerundensis, one region includes:
- the cobA gene encoding uroporphyrinogen-III C-methyltransferase yields the protein MTQQIAGINTLFHMQGGDQPGRVSLVGAGPGDPDLLTVKALRLIEQAKVVVYDRLVSEAVLALLPAQALAIDVGKSPGCHGMKQQDINQLMVDLARGGHDVVRLKGGDPFVFGRGGEEMQALQQAGIDWQVVPGITAAVGCAAATGIPLTHRDMAQSVRLITGHGKQGKPQMDYHSLSDARQTLVFYMGLSWCGELAHQLSQAGRSAQTPVAIVERGTRPEQRTLVTTLEELADTVSREQVQSPALLIVGEVVNLYIAPATPRAAPAAAPHNIDSALIMS from the coding sequence ATGACGCAACAGATTGCTGGCATTAATACGCTTTTTCATATGCAGGGCGGCGACCAACCAGGCCGTGTGTCGCTGGTGGGTGCCGGACCGGGCGATCCCGATCTGCTGACGGTGAAGGCGCTGCGCCTGATTGAGCAGGCGAAAGTGGTGGTTTACGACCGGCTGGTGAGCGAAGCGGTGCTGGCGCTGCTGCCGGCGCAGGCGCTGGCGATTGACGTGGGTAAATCACCAGGCTGCCACGGCATGAAGCAGCAGGATATCAATCAGCTGATGGTGGATCTGGCGCGCGGCGGTCACGACGTGGTTCGGCTGAAAGGGGGCGATCCCTTTGTTTTTGGTCGCGGCGGAGAGGAGATGCAGGCGCTGCAGCAGGCGGGTATCGACTGGCAGGTTGTGCCGGGCATTACCGCCGCGGTGGGCTGCGCGGCGGCCACCGGCATTCCGCTGACGCATCGTGACATGGCGCAGTCGGTACGTCTGATCACCGGCCACGGCAAGCAGGGCAAGCCGCAGATGGATTATCACAGCCTGAGCGATGCGCGGCAGACGCTGGTGTTTTACATGGGGTTGAGCTGGTGCGGCGAACTGGCACATCAGCTCAGCCAGGCGGGCCGCAGCGCTCAGACGCCGGTGGCGATCGTTGAACGCGGTACGCGGCCTGAGCAACGCACGCTGGTAACCACCCTTGAGGAGCTTGCCGACACGGTAAGCAGAGAGCAGGTGCAGTCGCCCGCGTTGCTGATTGTCGGTGAGGTGGTAAACCTTTACATAGCACCCGCAACGCCCCGTGCCGCGCCTGCTGCCGCGCCGCACAACATTGATAGCGCGCTTATTATGTCGTAA